One genomic region from Streptomyces sp. NBC_00457 encodes:
- a CDS encoding amino acid permease, which produces MSPTPAPSGVPPHDEEQRLRELGYRPVLARRMGGFGNFAISFSVISILSGCMTLYGFGMGAGGPAVMLWGWAGVGLFVLCVGLALAEVTSAYPTSGALYYMADRLGGRRWGWYTGWLNLLGLLGAIAGIDYGAALFTGAFMNLQWGFEPTPEKTFLIFMVILLLHATLNLFGVRLVSVLNSISVWWHLAGVAVIVGALAIVPDHHQSPSFVFTEFVNDTGWSNPVYVAAIGLLLAQYTFSGYDASAHLSEETSNASVSAARGIVRAIWVSWIAGFVLLAGLTFAIQDYDATRASETGVPPAQILLDGLGTDGASALLLVVIVAQLFCGNAEVAAASRMVFAFSRDRALPGSHLWRKVSSRTQTPVAAVWLSVAVACVLALPSLYSATAYGAVTAINVIGITPAYVIPVFLRLRAGDRFQPGPWNLGRWSRPIGWTAVAWVACVTVLFCLPQSSPVTVDTMNYASVALAVVLVLATVWWFVARRSYGTPTTAAYGDDREQAELAEGIV; this is translated from the coding sequence ATGTCCCCCACCCCCGCTCCGTCCGGCGTCCCGCCCCACGACGAGGAACAGCGCCTGCGTGAACTCGGCTACCGCCCCGTGCTCGCCCGCCGCATGGGCGGCTTCGGCAACTTCGCCATCAGTTTCTCCGTGATCTCGATCCTGTCCGGCTGCATGACCCTGTACGGCTTCGGCATGGGCGCCGGCGGGCCCGCCGTGATGCTGTGGGGCTGGGCCGGCGTCGGCCTGTTCGTGCTGTGCGTCGGACTCGCCCTGGCGGAAGTCACCAGCGCCTACCCGACCTCGGGCGCCCTGTACTACATGGCCGACCGGCTCGGCGGCCGGCGCTGGGGCTGGTACACGGGCTGGCTGAATCTGCTCGGTCTGCTGGGCGCGATCGCCGGTATCGACTACGGGGCCGCCCTGTTCACCGGCGCCTTCATGAACCTCCAGTGGGGCTTCGAGCCGACGCCGGAGAAGACGTTCCTGATCTTCATGGTGATCCTGCTGCTGCACGCCACCCTGAACCTGTTCGGCGTCCGGCTGGTCAGCGTCCTCAACTCCATCAGCGTGTGGTGGCACCTCGCCGGTGTCGCGGTCATCGTCGGGGCGCTGGCCATCGTCCCCGACCACCACCAGTCGCCGTCCTTCGTCTTCACCGAGTTCGTCAACGACACCGGCTGGTCCAACCCCGTCTACGTCGCCGCGATCGGCCTGCTGCTCGCGCAGTACACCTTCTCCGGCTACGACGCCTCCGCTCACCTCTCCGAGGAGACCTCCAACGCCTCGGTGTCGGCGGCCCGCGGCATCGTGCGCGCCATCTGGGTCTCCTGGATCGCGGGCTTCGTGCTGCTCGCCGGCCTCACCTTCGCCATCCAGGACTACGACGCCACACGCGCCAGCGAGACCGGGGTGCCGCCCGCGCAGATCCTGCTCGACGGCCTCGGCACCGACGGCGCAAGCGCCCTGCTGCTCGTGGTGATCGTCGCCCAGCTGTTCTGCGGCAACGCCGAAGTGGCCGCGGCCAGCCGCATGGTGTTCGCGTTCAGCCGGGACCGCGCGCTGCCGGGCTCCCACCTGTGGCGCAAGGTCAGCAGCCGCACCCAGACCCCGGTCGCCGCCGTCTGGCTGTCGGTGGCGGTCGCCTGCGTCCTCGCCCTGCCGTCCCTGTACTCGGCGACGGCGTACGGCGCGGTCACCGCCATCAACGTCATCGGCATCACGCCCGCATACGTCATCCCCGTGTTCCTGCGGCTTCGGGCGGGCGACCGCTTCCAGCCCGGGCCCTGGAACCTGGGCCGGTGGAGCAGGCCGATCGGCTGGACCGCGGTGGCGTGGGTGGCCTGTGTGACGGTGCTGTTCTGCCTGCCCCAGTCGTCTCCGGTGACGGTCGACACAATGAACTACGCCTCCGTCGCCCTCGCTGTCGTACTCGTCCTCGCCACGGTGTGGTGGTTCGTCGCCCGGCGTTCGTACGGAACGCCCACCACAGCGGCGTACGGCGACGACCGGGAGCAGGCCGAACTGGCCGAGGGAATCGTCTGA
- a CDS encoding mechanosensitive ion channel family protein — translation MNRELTMHDLVIAGIAMAAGLLAAFLLRMLLRWLGKHADRTRWTGDEVIVAALRTVIPWTAIVGGAAAAAAALPLTRTVHRNVNQGLTVLLILVVTISAARMVAGLIRTVTQARSGVAGSATIFVNITRVVVLAIGCLVVLQTLGISIAPLLTALGVGGLAVALALQDTLANLFAGIHILASKTVQPGDYIRLSSGEEGYVTDINWRQTTVRNLSNNLVIIPNGQLAGTNMTNYNRPEQDLTILLQAGVAYDSDLEHVERVTMEVIAEVMTEITGAMPDHEPAVRFHTFGDSRIGFTIILGVGEFSDQFRIKHEFIKRLHKRYHEEGIRIPSPTRTVALQQGAVSIPQPRGAEIVVEPGAIPAARLD, via the coding sequence GTGAACCGCGAACTCACCATGCACGACCTGGTCATCGCCGGTATCGCGATGGCCGCGGGCCTGCTGGCGGCGTTCCTGCTGCGGATGCTGCTGCGCTGGCTGGGCAAGCACGCGGACCGCACCCGCTGGACCGGCGACGAGGTCATCGTCGCCGCGCTGCGGACGGTGATCCCGTGGACCGCGATAGTGGGCGGCGCGGCGGCCGCGGCGGCGGCGCTGCCGCTCACCAGGACGGTTCATCGCAACGTCAACCAGGGCCTGACCGTCCTGCTGATCCTCGTCGTGACGATCTCGGCGGCCCGGATGGTCGCCGGACTGATCCGCACGGTCACCCAGGCCCGCTCCGGGGTCGCCGGGTCGGCCACGATCTTCGTCAACATCACCCGGGTCGTGGTCCTGGCGATCGGCTGCCTGGTGGTGCTGCAGACGCTGGGCATCTCCATAGCCCCGCTGCTCACCGCCCTCGGTGTGGGTGGTCTCGCGGTCGCCCTGGCGCTGCAGGACACGCTCGCCAACCTCTTCGCGGGCATCCACATCCTCGCCTCGAAGACCGTCCAGCCCGGTGACTACATCCGGCTGAGCAGCGGCGAGGAGGGCTATGTCACCGACATCAACTGGCGGCAGACCACCGTCCGCAACCTCTCCAACAACCTGGTCATCATCCCCAACGGCCAGTTGGCGGGAACGAACATGACCAACTACAACCGCCCCGAGCAGGACCTCACCATCCTGCTCCAGGCGGGCGTCGCCTACGACAGCGACCTGGAGCACGTGGAGCGGGTCACCATGGAGGTGATCGCCGAGGTGATGACCGAGATCACCGGCGCCATGCCGGACCATGAGCCTGCGGTGCGCTTCCACACCTTCGGCGATTCGCGCATCGGGTTCACGATCATCCTGGGCGTCGGCGAGTTCAGCGACCAGTTCCGGATCAAGCACGAGTTCATCAAGCGCCTGCACAAGCGCTACCACGAGGAGGGCATCCGCATCCCCTCCCCGACCCGCACGGTGGCCCTGCAGCAGGGCGCGGTGTCGATTCCGCAGCCGCGCGGCGCGGAGATCGTGGTCGAGCCGGGCGCGATCCCCGCCGCCCGGCTCGACTGA
- a CDS encoding M1 family metallopeptidase, translated as MRYRSRVTAPAALIGTAAALSVGAQAHAAPAATGTPGPETLGDPVYPSLGNDGYRVSAYHLDLAYDATTKLVDATATLKITTTQELTRFSLDALGLDIRTVTVAGRTAAFEQADEKLRITPARCLPAGKKTAVAVTYTADPRRTLAHTAWVPTPDGFAICPQPDSAHTVFPCNDHPVDKADFTFRITVPAGLRGVASGRLVSTENLADGRTAYTYRSREPIATEIVQITVGDYVVTDRPGPHGLPLRDVVPTARATALEPALALTPNLVSWIEQRLGAYPFETYGLLPCNSDDPNAFDFTGLETQTLTLYKPNYLLQEESKIGSHMMHELVHSYFGNLVSPATWADLWINEGHADFYGLLYRYERGWPDSIGLTTMEARMKNTYARGDQWRRDSGPVAAPNAVNLFDSQRYLGGVLVLYALRNEIGETVFNAVERAFLDRFRNSSASTDHYIAVASEVSGRDLSGFLRDWLYGTKTPRMPGHPDWTVTPPSTSLRRPENRTDGHHDNSATL; from the coding sequence ATGAGATATCGCAGCAGAGTGACCGCCCCGGCCGCCCTGATCGGCACCGCCGCGGCCCTGTCCGTCGGCGCCCAGGCGCACGCGGCTCCGGCAGCCACGGGCACGCCCGGCCCGGAGACGTTGGGGGACCCCGTCTACCCGAGCCTCGGCAACGACGGCTACCGCGTGTCGGCCTACCACCTCGACCTCGCCTACGACGCCACGACGAAGCTCGTCGACGCCACGGCCACCCTGAAGATCACCACCACCCAGGAGCTCACCCGCTTCTCCCTGGACGCCCTCGGCCTGGACATACGCACCGTCACCGTGGCCGGCCGCACGGCCGCCTTCGAGCAGGCCGACGAGAAGCTGCGGATCACGCCCGCCCGGTGCCTGCCCGCGGGCAAGAAGACCGCCGTCGCCGTGACGTACACGGCGGACCCGCGCCGCACCCTCGCGCACACGGCGTGGGTCCCCACCCCGGACGGCTTCGCCATCTGCCCCCAGCCGGACTCGGCGCACACCGTCTTCCCGTGCAACGACCACCCGGTGGACAAGGCGGACTTCACCTTCCGCATCACCGTCCCGGCGGGCCTGCGCGGCGTCGCGAGCGGTCGCCTCGTGAGCACCGAGAACCTCGCCGACGGCCGGACCGCGTACACCTACCGCTCCAGGGAGCCGATCGCCACCGAGATCGTGCAGATCACGGTCGGCGACTACGTGGTCACGGACCGGCCCGGCCCGCACGGACTCCCGCTCCGGGACGTCGTACCGACCGCCCGCGCCACCGCCCTGGAGCCGGCGCTCGCCCTCACACCGAACCTGGTGAGCTGGATCGAGCAGCGGCTCGGGGCGTACCCGTTCGAGACGTACGGCCTGCTGCCCTGCAACTCCGACGACCCGAACGCCTTCGACTTCACCGGCCTGGAGACCCAGACCCTCACCCTGTACAAGCCGAACTACCTCCTCCAGGAGGAGTCCAAGATCGGCTCGCACATGATGCACGAGCTGGTCCACTCCTACTTCGGCAACCTGGTCTCCCCGGCCACCTGGGCCGACCTGTGGATCAACGAGGGCCACGCCGACTTCTACGGGCTGCTCTACCGCTACGAGCGCGGCTGGCCGGACTCCATCGGCTTGACCACGATGGAGGCCCGGATGAAGAACACCTACGCGCGGGGCGACCAGTGGCGCCGTGACTCGGGCCCGGTCGCGGCCCCGAACGCGGTGAACCTCTTCGACAGCCAGCGCTACCTCGGCGGCGTCCTCGTGCTCTACGCCCTGCGCAACGAGATCGGCGAGACGGTGTTCAACGCCGTGGAGCGCGCCTTCCTGGACCGCTTCCGCAACTCCTCGGCGTCCACGGACCACTACATCGCCGTCGCCTCGGAGGTCTCCGGCCGCGACCTGTCCGGCTTCCTGCGGGACTGGCTCTACGGCACGAAGACCCCGCGGATGCCCGGACACCCCGACTGGACGGTGACGCCGCCGAGTACGTCGCTGCGGCGGCCGGAGAACCGGACGGACGGGCACCACGACAACTCGGCCACCCTGTAA